Below is a window of Mycolicibacterium chitae DNA.
CTTCGACAGCGTGGCCGCCGCAACCACCGCGCTGGACCGCGGCGAGGTGCCGATCGTGGTGGGCGCCTTGCCTTTCGACGTGGCGTCCCCGGCGGCGTTGCACGCGCCCGAACAGCTGCACCGCGGCCCACTGACCGCGCCGGCGGGCGGGCGCCTGCCGCGGGTCACCGAGGTCAGCCCGCAGCCAGACCTGGCCACGCACCGCGACCGGGTGGCCACCGCGGTCGCCCGCCTGCGCGCCCCCGGCACCGACCTGCACAAGGTGGTGCTGGCGCGGTCCCTGCGGCTGCACGCCGACGGGCCGTGGGACCCGACGACCGTGCTGCACCGGCTGCTCGACGCCGACCCGGGCGCCTACGGCTATCTGGTGGACCTGTCCCCCGCCGGCGGCGCGCACGCCGGCACCGTGCTGGTGGGCGCCTCCCCCGAACTACTGGTGGCACGCTCCGGGGACCGGGTGACGTGCCGGCCGTTCGCCGGTTCGGCGCCCCGCTCGGCCGATCCGGAGATCGACCGCGCCAACAGCACGGCGCTGGCCGAGTCGGCGAAGAACCGCCACGAGCATCAGCTGGTGATCGACGTCATGCGCGCGGCACTGGAACCGCTGTGCGTGGACCTCGACATCGCCGCCGAACCGCAGCTGCACCACACCGATGCGCTGTGGCACCTGAACACGCCGATCTCGGCAACCCTGCGGGAAAGCAGCACCACGGCAATCGATCTCGCGCTGGCGCTGCAGCCCACCCCGGCGGTCGGCGGGGTGCCCACGGCGGCGGCGACCGCACTGATCGGCGAGATCGAGGGCGACCGCGGCTTCTACGCCGGTGCGGCCGGCTGGTGCGATGCGCGCGGGGACGGCCGCTGGGTGGTCTCGATCCGGTGCGCCCAGCTATCGGCCGACCGGCGCAGCGCGCTCGCCCATTCCGGCGGCGGGATCGTCGCCGAGTCCGATCCCGACGACGAGGTCGCCGAGACCACCACGAAATTCCGGACCATCCTGTCCGGGCTGGGAGTCACGCTATGAGCCAACACATCCGGCGCGCCGAGCCCGCCGACGTGCCCGCGATCACGGCGATGATCCACGAGCTGGCCGCCTTCGAGGAGGCCGCCGACGAGTGCACGGTGACCGAAACCCAGTTGCACACCGCGCTGTTCGGTGACGAGCCCATCGCCCACGGTCACGTCGTCGACATCGACGGCGAGGCCGCGGCCGCCGCGGTGTGGTTCGTGAACTTCTCCACCTGGGACGGTGTCGGCGGGATCCATCTCGAGGACCTGTACGTGCGGCCGGCCTACCGGCGCCGCGGCCTGGCCCGGGCGCTGCTGGCGACGCTGGCCGGCGAGTGCGTGGCCCGCGGCTATACCCGGCTGTCGTGGACGGTGCTGAACTGGAACTCGGGGGCCATCGCGCTCTACGACGACGTCGGCGGCACCCCGCAGAGCGAGTGGACCGGCTACCGGGTCTCCGGCGACGCGCTGCGCCGCCTGGCCGACTCCTGAGGACGCTCAGCCGCGCGGCGCGGCGGCCCACTGCAGCGCCGTCGGGCTGAACAGCAACCCGAGCACGGTCAGCGCGACCGCGGCCACCAGCACGCCGTAGACCACCTGATGCGAGCTGAACACGTACCACGCCACCGGCAGCAGCAGCAGGTTGACGAACACCGCGATGCCGCGCCCCCAGCGCCGGTCGGTCACCAGCGCCCAGCCCCCGGCCAGCACGCCGAGGCCCATGATGGTGAACCACGCCGAGGTGCCGTAGGCGTTGAAGCCGTCGGCGTGCTTGTCGGTGCCGCCGGTGGCCAGCACCGCCAGCACCACCGCGGTGACCAGTGCGACGATCCCCTCGGCGACGACGATGAAACCGGCGTAGCGCACGGCGGGTGGCTGGATCACGAGCCGATCCTGTCGGCGAGGTAGCGCACGGCGAATTCGTACCCGAGCGCCCCCGCCCCGGCGATCACGGCGTCGGCGACCCCAGACACATACGAGTGCTGCCGGAACTCCTCGCGGCGCGCGACGTTGCTCAGATGCACCTCGACCACGGGTAATTCGACGCCCGCGAGTGCGTCCCGGATGGCCACCGAGGTGTGCGTATAGGCCGCCGGGTTCAAGATGATGCCGGCGCAGTCGGCGCGGGCCGCCTGGATGGCGTCGACCAACTCGCCCTCGTGATTGCTCTGCAGCGCGCGCAGATCGAAGCCGAACTCGACGGCCACCGACCGGGTGTTCTCCTCGATCTGGGCCAGCGTGGTCGATCCGTAGATCTCCGGCTCGCGGGATCCCAGCAGGTTCAGGTTCGGCCCGTTGAGCAGCAGCAGACGGCGTTCGGTCATTCACCTACGGTACCGAGGCACACGACCCCGGTACCGTAGGCGGTCGCTATTCGGCGTCGCCGGCGTGGATATCGGACGGGTGCACGGCCAGCGGGGTGACGTGGATGTCCATGTAGGGGAACAGCGGCAGACCCGAAAGGATCTGGTGCAGCTCGTCATTGGACTCGACGTCGAACACCGAGTAGTTGGCGTACTCGCCTACCACCCGCCAGATGTGCGGCCACTTGCCGGACCGCTGCAGGTCCTGGGAGTAGCGCTTCTCCCGGTTCACCAGATCGCTGCGCCGCTGCGGATCCATGTCGTCGGGGATCCGCACGTCCATCCGTACGTGGTACAGCATGTCAGGCCCCCACCGGGTCGAGCACGAAGTAGTACGTCATCGCCTCGGAGCCGTCCGGGCGCGGCTGCGGGTCGAGCATCAGTTCGGGCTTGACCGCGCTGGCGATGTCGTCGGCGTTGTGCGGGTCACCGGGGAAATACAGCTGCGCGGTGAGCGATTCGTGGCCCGGGGCGGACACCTTGACGTGCAGGTGCGCCGGGCGCCAGGCGTGCCAGCCGGCCGCGGCGATCAGCTTGCCGCAGGACCCGTCGGTGGGGATCTGGTAGGGCGCGGGCCGGATGGTGGTGATCTGGAAATTGCCGTCGGCCCCGGTGGAGAAGCTGCCGCGCAGATTCCACTCGGGCAGCCCGGGGGCGAACTG
It encodes the following:
- a CDS encoding isochorismate synthase, translating into MTAPPPSFVLSGPSGTVLSRGVRAAFDSVAAATTALDRGEVPIVVGALPFDVASPAALHAPEQLHRGPLTAPAGGRLPRVTEVSPQPDLATHRDRVATAVARLRAPGTDLHKVVLARSLRLHADGPWDPTTVLHRLLDADPGAYGYLVDLSPAGGAHAGTVLVGASPELLVARSGDRVTCRPFAGSAPRSADPEIDRANSTALAESAKNRHEHQLVIDVMRAALEPLCVDLDIAAEPQLHHTDALWHLNTPISATLRESSTTAIDLALALQPTPAVGGVPTAAATALIGEIEGDRGFYAGAAGWCDARGDGRWVVSIRCAQLSADRRSALAHSGGGIVAESDPDDEVAETTTKFRTILSGLGVTL
- a CDS encoding GNAT family N-acetyltransferase gives rise to the protein MSQHIRRAEPADVPAITAMIHELAAFEEAADECTVTETQLHTALFGDEPIAHGHVVDIDGEAAAAAVWFVNFSTWDGVGGIHLEDLYVRPAYRRRGLARALLATLAGECVARGYTRLSWTVLNWNSGAIALYDDVGGTPQSEWTGYRVSGDALRRLADS
- the aroQ gene encoding type II 3-dehydroquinate dehydratase, whose protein sequence is MTERRLLLLNGPNLNLLGSREPEIYGSTTLAQIEENTRSVAVEFGFDLRALQSNHEGELVDAIQAARADCAGIILNPAAYTHTSVAIRDALAGVELPVVEVHLSNVARREEFRQHSYVSGVADAVIAGAGALGYEFAVRYLADRIGS
- the catC gene encoding muconolactone Delta-isomerase, with the translated sequence MLYHVRMDVRIPDDMDPQRRSDLVNREKRYSQDLQRSGKWPHIWRVVGEYANYSVFDVESNDELHQILSGLPLFPYMDIHVTPLAVHPSDIHAGDAE